Proteins encoded within one genomic window of Eurosta solidaginis isolate ZX-2024a chromosome 1, ASM4086904v1, whole genome shotgun sequence:
- the LOC137243845 gene encoding uncharacterized protein has translation MLEKNAKISVLRTMAGLGEEIEPHFIVPQNSITNIRQKMGPGDQRTTQMPALIPLENSIRSTQPATVKCPHCENMAKNFLYLESLIRNNYNTKSQCGLCYSSLKYLQYVNKSIMQVFGSFESIAQAAKAFTNNQARAPIPRTIREIAAKAVTAKTVNKKPMEKKSLKAAGKVTKVTKVMRPVTQKSRRNVSIVRLAGGGKVTKAPRSLPNTKNKNKNVKATRAKTKLAGALESKRNKNLASTKQKSMKTKRIRIGKVRVSAK, from the coding sequence atgttagaaaaaaatgcaaaaatttctGTGCTGCGAACAATGGCCGGCTTAGGCGAAGAAATCGAGCCACATTTCATCGTACCACAAAATTCGATCACAAATATACGCCAAAAAATGGGACCCGGCGACCAACGAACAACGCAAATGCCAGCACTCATACCATTAGAGAATTCGATACGCAGCACGCAACCAGCTACCGTTAAGTGTCCTCATTGTGAGAATATGGCTAAAAATTTCCTGTATCTTGAAAGTCTCATACGCAACAACTACAATACAAAATCACAATGCGGTCTCTGCTATTCTTCGCTCAAATATTTGCAATATGTTAACAAGAGCATTATGCAGGTGTTCGGTAGCTTTGAATCCATTGCTCAGGCGGCCAAAGCTTTCACGAACAACCAAGCTCGCGCACCAATTCCACGCACCATACGAGAAATCGCTGCAAAAGCAGTCACCGCAAAGACGGTTAATAAGAAACCCATGGAGAAAAAGAGTTTGAAAGCTGCTGGGAAGGTTACAAAGGTAACAAAAGTTATGCGTCCGGTAACTCAAAAAAGTCGACGTAATGTTAGTATAGTACGCTTAGCTGGTGGTGGTAAGGTCACAAAAGCACCACGTAGTCTGCCGAATACTAAGAATAAGAATAAGAACGTGAAGGCGACGAGAGCTAAGACTAAGCTAGCGGGAGCACTTGAGAGCAAGCGTAACAAGAATTTGGCGTCAACTAAACAGAAGAGTATGAAAACGAAACGTATAAGAATTGGCAAGGTGCGCGTGAGTGCAAAATAG